The following proteins are encoded in a genomic region of Doryrhamphus excisus isolate RoL2022-K1 chromosome 6, RoL_Dexc_1.0, whole genome shotgun sequence:
- the ppfibp1b gene encoding liprin-beta-1b isoform X5, with translation MMADASDMLAAALEQMDGIIAGSKALDYSNGLFDCQSPSSPFMGNLRALHLLEDLRGILELLDNEGRNSLRCQIPDSTAENLVEWLQGRLPNGHISVGGGDHYQERLTRLESDKESLVLQVSVLTDQVEAQGEKIRDLDLCLDEHREKLNATEEMLQQELLCRTALETQKLELISELSNLKLKQNSLEKERLKFDERFRDSEDLILEINELRYRLTEHESEKQQYEKKLKTTKEELAILRKQLDGKDGEMNPLQEETGFKTMASSNADITEKDETLRKRLKEKHVEVQRMKKAVESLMAANEEKDLKIEELKQSLLRYKKVQDMVMSVQGKKEKPKDSEHVESHADGSTSCSSASHVSVDKDELTDVDVQRRNGDEMELFNGLSDDGSPSPRPAETEQHSESAATHVESSIATAKTTSHDLVERSKNEKNTSEEIIQMGEKLSANPPAASISTTEEDSFGSKKARSSFGKGFFKLRGGKKTGNSPNLDRNRSASAPMLAETEHRGTDHLDLAGLPQRSANSDSTNTLSTTPEGKKKSKGIKKLFGKLKRSQSTTFNLDDNLPPGDFKRGGVRATAGPRLGWSRDFQRVNNDVDAPFARWSKDQVCDWLQEQGLGLYVNMARVWISSGQTLLQASQQDLERELGIKHSLHRKKLQLALQALGSEEEDNKGKLDYNWVTRWLDDIGLPQYKTQFDEGRVDGRMLHYMTVDDLLSLKVGSVLHHLSIKRAIQVLRLNNYEPNCLRRRPSDENNISPAEISQWTNHRVMEWLRSADLAEYAPNLRGSGVHGGLMVLEPRFNVETMALLLNIPPNKTLLRRHLATHFNLLVGSEAQQLKQECLENPDYTLLTATIKVKPRKLSFGNFGSLRKKRQDESEEYVCPMDVEMPKGRSFQKGFELQIYEDDLDRLEQMDDSEGTVRQIGAFSEGIQNLTSMLKEDEFFKEMSNSPNPSVTDDDSTA, from the exons ATGATGGCGGATGCCAGCGACATGTTGGCAGCTGCTCTTGAGCAGATGGATGGCATTATAGCAG GCTCCAAGGCTCTCGACTACTCCAATGGCTTGTTTGACTGTCAGTCACCCAGCTCTCCTTTCATGGGCAACTTACGGGCTCTTCACCTTCTGGAAGACCTTCGAGGTATCCTGGAGTTGCTGGACAACGAGGGAAGAAACAGTCTCCGCTGCCAGATCCCTGACTCCACTGCTGAAAATCTAGTCGAGTGGCTACAGGGTCGCCTG CCCAATGGACACATCTCTGTGGGTGGAGGTGACCACTACCAGGAGAGGCTTACCCGGCTAGAGAGTGATAAGGAGTCCCTGGTCCTTCAG GTGAGTGTGCTGACAGACCAGGTGGAGGCTCAGGGAGAGAAGATTCGGGACCTGGATTTGTGTTTGGATGAACACAGGGAAAAGCTCAACGCCACTGAGGAGATGCTACAACAG GAGCTTCTGTGCCGAACAGCTCTGGAGACCCAGAAGCTGGAGCTGATATCGGAATTATCCAATTTAAAGTTGAAGCAGAATTCTTTGGAGAAAGAGAGATTGAAATTTGATGAAAGATTTCGGGACAGTGAG GATTTGATTCTGGAAATTAACGAACTGCGGTACAGACTGACGGAGCACGAGAGTGAAAAGCAACAATATGAAAAGAAACTTAAAACAACAAAG GAGGAGCTCGCCATTCTAAGGAAACAGCTGGACGGCAAAGACGGCGAGATGAACCCACTTCAGGAAGAGACCGGCTTCAAAACTATGGCCTCGAGCAATGCAGATATTACAGAGAAAG ATGAAACCCTTAGAAAGAGGCTGaaagaaaaac ATGTGGAAGTGCAGAGAATGAAGAAGGCGGTCGAATCGCTAATGGCAGCCAATGAAGAGAag GACCTTAAGATCGAAGAACTGAAGCAATCACTGCTGAGGTACAAGAAGGTTCAGGACATGGTCATGTCAGTACAAGGGAAAAAAG AGAAACCGAAAGACAGTGAACATGTGGAGAGTCACGCTGATGGTTCCACTTCATGCTCATCAGCCAGCCATGTGTCTGTGGACAAAGATGAGCTTACAGACGTTGATGTGCAAAGGAGGAACGGagatgag ATGGAGCTCTTCAATGGGCTGAGTGACGATGGTTCCCCCTCGCCCAGGCCTGCTGAGACTGAGCAACATTCAGAGTCTGCAGCAACACATGTGGAAAG CAGCATAGCTACAGCAAAGACTACCAGCCACGACCTTGTAGAaaggagcaaaaatgagaaG AACACAAGTGAGGAGATCATTCAAATGGGTGAGAAGCTATCAGCGAATCCCCCAGCAGCCTCGATCTCAACCACGGAAGAGGACAGCTTTGGCTCCAAAAAGGCACGCTCGTCTTTTGGAAAGGGCTTCTTTAAGCTTCGCGGGGGAAAGAAGACTGGAAACTCTCCAAATCTTG ACCGCAACCGGAGTGCGAGCGCACCTATGCTAG CTGAAACCGAGCACCGAGGTACAGACCATCTGGACCTGGCTGGACTCCCTCAGAGGTCGGCAAACAGCGACAGCACGAATACGCTCTCCACCACTCCGGAGGGCAAGAAAAAGTCCAAAGGAATTAAGAAACTATTTGGCAA GCTTAAAAGAAGTCAGTCTACTACATTTAACCTGGATGACAACCTGCCACCTGGAGATTTTAAAAGAGGCGGAGTGCGAGCCACAGCCGGACCCAGGCTCGGTTGGTCTCGGGACTTCCAGCGCGTCAACAA TGACGTGGACGCTCCCTTCGCACGCTGGTCAAAGGATCAAGTGTGCGACTGGCTGCAGGAGCAAGGTCTCGGTCTTTATGTGAACATGGCACGGGTTTGGATTTCCTCCGGACAGACGCTGCTTCAGGCCTCCCAACAGGACCTGGAGAGG GAACTGGGCATCAAACACTCGCTGCACCGTAAGAAGCTGCAGCTGGCTCTGCAGGCTCTCGGCTCAGAGGAAGAGGACAATAAGGGAAAGCTTGACTACAACTGGGTGACGA GGTGGCTGGATGACATCGGGCTGCCACAGTATAAGACTCAGTTTGATGAGGGACGGGTGGACGGTCGCATGTTGCACTACATGACTGTG GATGACCTTCTCTCCCTGAAGGTCGGCAGCGTCCTACACCACCTCAGCATCAAGAGAGCCATCCAAGTCCTGCGACTCAACAACTATGAGCCCAACTGCTTACGACGCAGACCATCTGACGAG AATAACATATCACCAGCGGAGATTTCCCAGTGGACCAACCACAGAGTCATGGAGTGGCTGCGTTCAGCCGATCTGGCCGAGTACGCTCCCAACTTGAGAGGGAGCGGCGTTCATGGAGGTCTTATG GTGCTGGAGCCGCGCTTTAATGTGGAGACCATGGCGCTGCTGTTGAACATCCCCCCCAACAAGACTCTACTGCGTCGCCATCTCGCCACGCATTTCAACCTGCTCGTTGGTTCCGAGGCCCAGCAGCTCAAACAGGAATGTTTGGAAAACCCGGACTATACTCTGCTGACTGCTACCATCAAGGTTAAG CCCAGGAAACTGTCGTTTGGTAACTTTGGCAGTCTAAGGAAGAAAAGGCAGGACGAAAGCGAGGAGTACGTGTGTCCTATGGACGTGGAGATGCCCAAAGGACGGAGTTTTCAAAAAGGCTTTGAGCTCCAAATCTACGAGGACGACCTTGATCGTCTAGAACAG atggACGACTCTGAGGGAACTGTCAGACAAATCGGCGCATTTTCTGAAGGAATCCAGAACCTGACG AGTATGTTGAAAGAAGATGAATTCTTCAAGGAGATGTCAAACTCCCCGAACCCCAGCGTAACAGACGATGACTCCACTGCATGA
- the ppfibp1b gene encoding liprin-beta-1b isoform X4 — protein sequence MMADASDMLAAALEQMDGIIAGSKALDYSNGLFDCQSPSSPFMGNLRALHLLEDLRGILELLDNEGRNSLRCQIPDSTAENLVEWLQGRLPNGHISVGGGDHYQERLTRLESDKESLVLQVSVLTDQVEAQGEKIRDLDLCLDEHREKLNATEEMLQQELLCRTALETQKLELISELSNLKLKQNSLEKERLKFDERFRDSEDLILEINELRYRLTEHESEKQQYEKKLKTTKSLMAKLSSQKIKMGQMQYEKQRKEHKLLALKEELAILRKQLDGKDGEMNPLQEETGFKTMASSNADITEKDVEVQRMKKAVESLMAANEEKDLKIEELKQSLLRYKKVQDMVMSVQGKKEKPKDSEHVESHADGSTSCSSASHVSVDKDELTDVDVQRRNGDEMELFNGLSDDGSPSPRPAETEQHSESAATHVESSIATAKTTSHDLVERSKNEKNTSEEIIQMGEKLSANPPAASISTTEEDSFGSKKARSSFGKGFFKLRGGKKTGNSPNLDRNRSASAPMLAETEHRGTDHLDLAGLPQRSANSDSTNTLSTTPEGKKKSKGIKKLFGKLKRSQSTTFNLDDNLPPGDFKRGGVRATAGPRLGWSRDFQRVNNDVDAPFARWSKDQVCDWLQEQGLGLYVNMARVWISSGQTLLQASQQDLERELGIKHSLHRKKLQLALQALGSEEEDNKGKLDYNWVTRWLDDIGLPQYKTQFDEGRVDGRMLHYMTVDDLLSLKVGSVLHHLSIKRAIQVLRLNNYEPNCLRRRPSDENNISPAEISQWTNHRVMEWLRSADLAEYAPNLRGSGVHGGLMVLEPRFNVETMALLLNIPPNKTLLRRHLATHFNLLVGSEAQQLKQECLENPDYTLLTATIKVKPRKLSFGNFGSLRKKRQDESEEYVCPMDVEMPKGRSFQKGFELQIYEDDLDRLEQMDDSEGTVRQIGAFSEGIQNLTSMLKEDEFFKEMSNSPNPSVTDDDSTA from the exons ATGATGGCGGATGCCAGCGACATGTTGGCAGCTGCTCTTGAGCAGATGGATGGCATTATAGCAG GCTCCAAGGCTCTCGACTACTCCAATGGCTTGTTTGACTGTCAGTCACCCAGCTCTCCTTTCATGGGCAACTTACGGGCTCTTCACCTTCTGGAAGACCTTCGAGGTATCCTGGAGTTGCTGGACAACGAGGGAAGAAACAGTCTCCGCTGCCAGATCCCTGACTCCACTGCTGAAAATCTAGTCGAGTGGCTACAGGGTCGCCTG CCCAATGGACACATCTCTGTGGGTGGAGGTGACCACTACCAGGAGAGGCTTACCCGGCTAGAGAGTGATAAGGAGTCCCTGGTCCTTCAG GTGAGTGTGCTGACAGACCAGGTGGAGGCTCAGGGAGAGAAGATTCGGGACCTGGATTTGTGTTTGGATGAACACAGGGAAAAGCTCAACGCCACTGAGGAGATGCTACAACAG GAGCTTCTGTGCCGAACAGCTCTGGAGACCCAGAAGCTGGAGCTGATATCGGAATTATCCAATTTAAAGTTGAAGCAGAATTCTTTGGAGAAAGAGAGATTGAAATTTGATGAAAGATTTCGGGACAGTGAG GATTTGATTCTGGAAATTAACGAACTGCGGTACAGACTGACGGAGCACGAGAGTGAAAAGCAACAATATGAAAAGAAACTTAAAACAACAAAG TCGTTAATGGCAAAGCTTTCTAGCCAGAAAATCAAAATGGGCCAGATGCAGTATGAGAAACAGAGGAAGGAGCACAAACTGCTGGCTCTGAAG GAGGAGCTCGCCATTCTAAGGAAACAGCTGGACGGCAAAGACGGCGAGATGAACCCACTTCAGGAAGAGACCGGCTTCAAAACTATGGCCTCGAGCAATGCAGATATTACAGAGAAAG ATGTGGAAGTGCAGAGAATGAAGAAGGCGGTCGAATCGCTAATGGCAGCCAATGAAGAGAag GACCTTAAGATCGAAGAACTGAAGCAATCACTGCTGAGGTACAAGAAGGTTCAGGACATGGTCATGTCAGTACAAGGGAAAAAAG AGAAACCGAAAGACAGTGAACATGTGGAGAGTCACGCTGATGGTTCCACTTCATGCTCATCAGCCAGCCATGTGTCTGTGGACAAAGATGAGCTTACAGACGTTGATGTGCAAAGGAGGAACGGagatgag ATGGAGCTCTTCAATGGGCTGAGTGACGATGGTTCCCCCTCGCCCAGGCCTGCTGAGACTGAGCAACATTCAGAGTCTGCAGCAACACATGTGGAAAG CAGCATAGCTACAGCAAAGACTACCAGCCACGACCTTGTAGAaaggagcaaaaatgagaaG AACACAAGTGAGGAGATCATTCAAATGGGTGAGAAGCTATCAGCGAATCCCCCAGCAGCCTCGATCTCAACCACGGAAGAGGACAGCTTTGGCTCCAAAAAGGCACGCTCGTCTTTTGGAAAGGGCTTCTTTAAGCTTCGCGGGGGAAAGAAGACTGGAAACTCTCCAAATCTTG ACCGCAACCGGAGTGCGAGCGCACCTATGCTAG CTGAAACCGAGCACCGAGGTACAGACCATCTGGACCTGGCTGGACTCCCTCAGAGGTCGGCAAACAGCGACAGCACGAATACGCTCTCCACCACTCCGGAGGGCAAGAAAAAGTCCAAAGGAATTAAGAAACTATTTGGCAA GCTTAAAAGAAGTCAGTCTACTACATTTAACCTGGATGACAACCTGCCACCTGGAGATTTTAAAAGAGGCGGAGTGCGAGCCACAGCCGGACCCAGGCTCGGTTGGTCTCGGGACTTCCAGCGCGTCAACAA TGACGTGGACGCTCCCTTCGCACGCTGGTCAAAGGATCAAGTGTGCGACTGGCTGCAGGAGCAAGGTCTCGGTCTTTATGTGAACATGGCACGGGTTTGGATTTCCTCCGGACAGACGCTGCTTCAGGCCTCCCAACAGGACCTGGAGAGG GAACTGGGCATCAAACACTCGCTGCACCGTAAGAAGCTGCAGCTGGCTCTGCAGGCTCTCGGCTCAGAGGAAGAGGACAATAAGGGAAAGCTTGACTACAACTGGGTGACGA GGTGGCTGGATGACATCGGGCTGCCACAGTATAAGACTCAGTTTGATGAGGGACGGGTGGACGGTCGCATGTTGCACTACATGACTGTG GATGACCTTCTCTCCCTGAAGGTCGGCAGCGTCCTACACCACCTCAGCATCAAGAGAGCCATCCAAGTCCTGCGACTCAACAACTATGAGCCCAACTGCTTACGACGCAGACCATCTGACGAG AATAACATATCACCAGCGGAGATTTCCCAGTGGACCAACCACAGAGTCATGGAGTGGCTGCGTTCAGCCGATCTGGCCGAGTACGCTCCCAACTTGAGAGGGAGCGGCGTTCATGGAGGTCTTATG GTGCTGGAGCCGCGCTTTAATGTGGAGACCATGGCGCTGCTGTTGAACATCCCCCCCAACAAGACTCTACTGCGTCGCCATCTCGCCACGCATTTCAACCTGCTCGTTGGTTCCGAGGCCCAGCAGCTCAAACAGGAATGTTTGGAAAACCCGGACTATACTCTGCTGACTGCTACCATCAAGGTTAAG CCCAGGAAACTGTCGTTTGGTAACTTTGGCAGTCTAAGGAAGAAAAGGCAGGACGAAAGCGAGGAGTACGTGTGTCCTATGGACGTGGAGATGCCCAAAGGACGGAGTTTTCAAAAAGGCTTTGAGCTCCAAATCTACGAGGACGACCTTGATCGTCTAGAACAG atggACGACTCTGAGGGAACTGTCAGACAAATCGGCGCATTTTCTGAAGGAATCCAGAACCTGACG AGTATGTTGAAAGAAGATGAATTCTTCAAGGAGATGTCAAACTCCCCGAACCCCAGCGTAACAGACGATGACTCCACTGCATGA
- the ppfibp1b gene encoding liprin-beta-1b isoform X8, translating to MMADASDMLAAALEQMDGIIAGSKALDYSNGLFDCQSPSSPFMGNLRALHLLEDLRGILELLDNEGRNSLRCQIPDSTAENLVEWLQGRLPNGHISVGGGDHYQERLTRLESDKESLVLQVSVLTDQVEAQGEKIRDLDLCLDEHREKLNATEEMLQQELLCRTALETQKLELISELSNLKLKQNSLEKERLKFDERFRDSEDLILEINELRYRLTEHESEKQQYEKKLKTTKSLMAKLSSQKIKMGQMQYEKQRKEHKLLALKEELAILRKQLDGKDGEMNPLQEETGFKTMASSNADITEKDVEVQRMKKAVESLMAANEEKDLKIEELKQSLLRYKKVQDMVMSVQGKKEKPKDSEHVESHADGSTSCSSASHVSVDKDELTDVDVQRRNGDEMELFNGLSDDGSPSPRPAETEQHSESAATHVESSIATAKTTSHDLVERSKNEKNTSEEIIQMGEKLSANPPAASISTTEEDSFGSKKARSSFGKGFFKLRGGKKTGNSPNLAETEHRGTDHLDLAGLPQRSANSDSTNTLSTTPEGKKKSKGIKKLFGKLKRSQSTTFNLDDNLPPGDFKRGGVRATAGPRLGWSRDFQRVNNDVDAPFARWSKDQVCDWLQEQGLGLYVNMARVWISSGQTLLQASQQDLERELGIKHSLHRKKLQLALQALGSEEEDNKGKLDYNWVTRWLDDIGLPQYKTQFDEGRVDGRMLHYMTVDDLLSLKVGSVLHHLSIKRAIQVLRLNNYEPNCLRRRPSDENNISPAEISQWTNHRVMEWLRSADLAEYAPNLRGSGVHGGLMVLEPRFNVETMALLLNIPPNKTLLRRHLATHFNLLVGSEAQQLKQECLENPDYTLLTATIKVKPRKLSFGNFGSLRKKRQDESEEYVCPMDVEMPKGRSFQKGFELQIYEDDLDRLEQMDDSEGTVRQIGAFSEGIQNLTSMLKEDEFFKEMSNSPNPSVTDDDSTA from the exons ATGATGGCGGATGCCAGCGACATGTTGGCAGCTGCTCTTGAGCAGATGGATGGCATTATAGCAG GCTCCAAGGCTCTCGACTACTCCAATGGCTTGTTTGACTGTCAGTCACCCAGCTCTCCTTTCATGGGCAACTTACGGGCTCTTCACCTTCTGGAAGACCTTCGAGGTATCCTGGAGTTGCTGGACAACGAGGGAAGAAACAGTCTCCGCTGCCAGATCCCTGACTCCACTGCTGAAAATCTAGTCGAGTGGCTACAGGGTCGCCTG CCCAATGGACACATCTCTGTGGGTGGAGGTGACCACTACCAGGAGAGGCTTACCCGGCTAGAGAGTGATAAGGAGTCCCTGGTCCTTCAG GTGAGTGTGCTGACAGACCAGGTGGAGGCTCAGGGAGAGAAGATTCGGGACCTGGATTTGTGTTTGGATGAACACAGGGAAAAGCTCAACGCCACTGAGGAGATGCTACAACAG GAGCTTCTGTGCCGAACAGCTCTGGAGACCCAGAAGCTGGAGCTGATATCGGAATTATCCAATTTAAAGTTGAAGCAGAATTCTTTGGAGAAAGAGAGATTGAAATTTGATGAAAGATTTCGGGACAGTGAG GATTTGATTCTGGAAATTAACGAACTGCGGTACAGACTGACGGAGCACGAGAGTGAAAAGCAACAATATGAAAAGAAACTTAAAACAACAAAG TCGTTAATGGCAAAGCTTTCTAGCCAGAAAATCAAAATGGGCCAGATGCAGTATGAGAAACAGAGGAAGGAGCACAAACTGCTGGCTCTGAAG GAGGAGCTCGCCATTCTAAGGAAACAGCTGGACGGCAAAGACGGCGAGATGAACCCACTTCAGGAAGAGACCGGCTTCAAAACTATGGCCTCGAGCAATGCAGATATTACAGAGAAAG ATGTGGAAGTGCAGAGAATGAAGAAGGCGGTCGAATCGCTAATGGCAGCCAATGAAGAGAag GACCTTAAGATCGAAGAACTGAAGCAATCACTGCTGAGGTACAAGAAGGTTCAGGACATGGTCATGTCAGTACAAGGGAAAAAAG AGAAACCGAAAGACAGTGAACATGTGGAGAGTCACGCTGATGGTTCCACTTCATGCTCATCAGCCAGCCATGTGTCTGTGGACAAAGATGAGCTTACAGACGTTGATGTGCAAAGGAGGAACGGagatgag ATGGAGCTCTTCAATGGGCTGAGTGACGATGGTTCCCCCTCGCCCAGGCCTGCTGAGACTGAGCAACATTCAGAGTCTGCAGCAACACATGTGGAAAG CAGCATAGCTACAGCAAAGACTACCAGCCACGACCTTGTAGAaaggagcaaaaatgagaaG AACACAAGTGAGGAGATCATTCAAATGGGTGAGAAGCTATCAGCGAATCCCCCAGCAGCCTCGATCTCAACCACGGAAGAGGACAGCTTTGGCTCCAAAAAGGCACGCTCGTCTTTTGGAAAGGGCTTCTTTAAGCTTCGCGGGGGAAAGAAGACTGGAAACTCTCCAAATCTTG CTGAAACCGAGCACCGAGGTACAGACCATCTGGACCTGGCTGGACTCCCTCAGAGGTCGGCAAACAGCGACAGCACGAATACGCTCTCCACCACTCCGGAGGGCAAGAAAAAGTCCAAAGGAATTAAGAAACTATTTGGCAA GCTTAAAAGAAGTCAGTCTACTACATTTAACCTGGATGACAACCTGCCACCTGGAGATTTTAAAAGAGGCGGAGTGCGAGCCACAGCCGGACCCAGGCTCGGTTGGTCTCGGGACTTCCAGCGCGTCAACAA TGACGTGGACGCTCCCTTCGCACGCTGGTCAAAGGATCAAGTGTGCGACTGGCTGCAGGAGCAAGGTCTCGGTCTTTATGTGAACATGGCACGGGTTTGGATTTCCTCCGGACAGACGCTGCTTCAGGCCTCCCAACAGGACCTGGAGAGG GAACTGGGCATCAAACACTCGCTGCACCGTAAGAAGCTGCAGCTGGCTCTGCAGGCTCTCGGCTCAGAGGAAGAGGACAATAAGGGAAAGCTTGACTACAACTGGGTGACGA GGTGGCTGGATGACATCGGGCTGCCACAGTATAAGACTCAGTTTGATGAGGGACGGGTGGACGGTCGCATGTTGCACTACATGACTGTG GATGACCTTCTCTCCCTGAAGGTCGGCAGCGTCCTACACCACCTCAGCATCAAGAGAGCCATCCAAGTCCTGCGACTCAACAACTATGAGCCCAACTGCTTACGACGCAGACCATCTGACGAG AATAACATATCACCAGCGGAGATTTCCCAGTGGACCAACCACAGAGTCATGGAGTGGCTGCGTTCAGCCGATCTGGCCGAGTACGCTCCCAACTTGAGAGGGAGCGGCGTTCATGGAGGTCTTATG GTGCTGGAGCCGCGCTTTAATGTGGAGACCATGGCGCTGCTGTTGAACATCCCCCCCAACAAGACTCTACTGCGTCGCCATCTCGCCACGCATTTCAACCTGCTCGTTGGTTCCGAGGCCCAGCAGCTCAAACAGGAATGTTTGGAAAACCCGGACTATACTCTGCTGACTGCTACCATCAAGGTTAAG CCCAGGAAACTGTCGTTTGGTAACTTTGGCAGTCTAAGGAAGAAAAGGCAGGACGAAAGCGAGGAGTACGTGTGTCCTATGGACGTGGAGATGCCCAAAGGACGGAGTTTTCAAAAAGGCTTTGAGCTCCAAATCTACGAGGACGACCTTGATCGTCTAGAACAG atggACGACTCTGAGGGAACTGTCAGACAAATCGGCGCATTTTCTGAAGGAATCCAGAACCTGACG AGTATGTTGAAAGAAGATGAATTCTTCAAGGAGATGTCAAACTCCCCGAACCCCAGCGTAACAGACGATGACTCCACTGCATGA